The genomic stretch CTATGACAAGAAGCTTCCCATCCGGACTCAAAGAAGTATGCTGCAACCAAATAAGTAAGCACACACAGATACCGACTCTCGGAATAAGAGACCAACAAACATCATCAAACTGAAACCATCTCTCAAATCACCAAAGACTGAAAACGCAAGATCCTTACATTCACAGGCCAAGGGAAACGGAAATGTTTGGACAGCTCAAAATTTTCCATATCAAAGTCTCTGACTCCACAGTCATTGTTCGATGCTATAAAGTGAATTCCACCACTGAAAATTAAACAAGAGGAATTAGCATCATATTGAACGGAACtaatttgaagagggaaatatcATCGAGGTAGCAACATTGGACCTGGGACTGACATATATCTCCACCGCATTTGTGATGGCATTATCATCATAAGTTGTCCTGGAACAGAAGCTAATTCCAGGCCGATCTAGAAACTGCACACCAACAGGATAAGTGATAATATCTTACCGACAGATATACCAATGTTTAACTCACAgcacttttttatttaatatagttGCAGCCAAGGTAATTCCTTTGATTATCCCATTAAAGACAATATATCTAAAAGTCACAGCTATAAGTCATATTTGAGAGCATCCATGAAGGAAACTTACCAAATCAAATGTTTAAGCCGAATAATTGAATATTTCGTGAAGAACCCCCgatcttaatatttttcatatggAATCATTTAAACATGGAGAGAATTTTTTACCCAATCTAAATCCACCGTTACAGAATTTACCTTACATATGAGCTCTCCCTGAAACCCGCCTGCAACTAGAAATCTATCCTTTACTGCCAGAGTACTAACTTGAGTCTGCGTAAATCCTTCCAATAAGCTTCCAGGATGTTTCTGAGAACAATATTTATCTCGTTAATCAGCAGCTCACAATAATCATAAACCTCGATAGAGTGATAATTGAAAAGTACCCACCTCATTAGGTGCCACATGTCCTGCGAGATTAAGAACTTCAGACTTCTTGCCCGTCAATGAAGACCAATGAACGACAGAATAATTTGACATCAAGTACACATCGTGCTTTGATGTCGCCCAAACCAAGTTCCTCAACTACAATGACCAAAAAGAGATGAAGATATGATCAGTCCTACACATCGCACGACTGCAAAAGCTTTAAACTTGCccactcaataaaaaaaataccactaTTGATTGTAATACCATGCGCTGAAATGACCAATTTATTTCAACGTGCAGATATCAATTCAAACTCAGAACCCGATGTAGACAACCAACAGCTATAGGATGCAAAACCACCCTCCACTAACCTGGAAATGAAGAATGGTAGATTTGACAGATCTTGAGTTCCGTCTAAACTCATAAAATGAGTTACCTTTCTCCGTAACTGTGCGATCCTATTAAGTAGACACACACATCAAATGAATTTAGACTCACATCAATCCAGCAAAAACACTTTCAATCCCTTTTATTACCAATTGATAAAGATGGGCGttaaaaagagaggaaaagattgCAAAATAAACTGGTTTTACCTTCCCTGATTTCTCTCCAGACTGAGGAACATTTTCATAATTCTTATATTGTTCTAGCCTAGTCTGCCGGTACTTCTCCCTTGTGATGCTAAGCCTTTCCCAAGGAATTCCCTGAatatctcttcctcttcttgctTGATCAGCAGTAGTATCGGTAAATCTATTATTCTGCACACGAGAAATACCCCACGAATAaaagtggggagagagagagagggcaaaaATGAGTTACTGCTATGTAATGGCCGAAGTGAAAAACTTTTCAAAATGCTTGAAACACAAATTAAAATGATCTGAGCCTTAAATACAATGGCAAGGATAACAAAACGGATTACTAACCGAAAAGTCTAATTCATCAACATCAGATTCTGGGTCGGCCAATTCGCTGCCATGAAAATcttcatcaacatcaacatcttCTGCTTCGTAGTCGTCTGCCACATACTCACCATCGTCCCCTTGGTAGTGGGACATGTTTATCCCAACAATGAACCCACTGACAAGCAAATTGACATTAGATCACCGAAAACAAACAGAGAAAGCTACATTGAATAAAGCCATGTGGACATTTCTACACAGTTAGCCATATGATACAGAGTGCACAATGAAAAAACCAAGGGGACGAGGGCAAAGAACATATGAACCccagaaaaataaattgaaaggaCTGAAAAGCACATTCACCAGCTCTATGAGGCACCAAATGGCGGTGCAATTGATACTGTAAGGAAACATGAGCTACAACAATTTTCCACTCGTGCACATGAAACCATATACACTGATCCATACCCAGGAGCTCAACTGCCCTTGTGACCCAAAACCACAAAAGAAAGcaacaaacataaaaaagaacGCCAACCACACTTATCACCCGTATAAGGAGGAGGGGAGTGCAACATGGCGTTCACATAACCCTATAGAACCAATTTGTCCACTCTCCAGAAATGCAAATGCGGAAGCAATGGAATTACTCTATTTTCGACAAACTAAAACCCAACTCAAAATTTTGTTTCCTCCGTCCTATCACTGTAATACACTAACAACACGAACAGCAAGACAGTAGGAACAACTATCTGTCAATACCCTTCCACATGCTCGAGATACAGCTAAGTGCCCACATCACTCACAAGCCACATACTTGGACGAACTCTGCACAAACAGCACCCAGCAACCTAATCCCTACCAGAATCTCAATCTCGACGGCGACACTCAAacacagcaacaacaacaacacgaCGCAGGACAAAAAGTACGCGTGCACAGACCACTGAACATACCGATCCAAACAAGCTCAATACACAAAGAGAGCCAACCCGCCTTCGGCCAAAAGTAAAACCCTACAGCAAAAACCCGCAAGACAATGGAATCGGAAGAAGCAGAGTCGATTCTCAAGCGACGAAACCGAATCGAAcacagagagaagaaaaaaaaaagaaaaagaacacctTGGCGGATTCGTGCGATTGGAGAGAGGCGGATCGATCTGGAAACGGAAAATCTTCCGCGACAATATTGGGTTGCGTAATTTCTCAAGCGAAATTCATGACGAGGGGATtcgcaaaagagagagagagaaaaagcgatATACAGTGAGGCCAAAGCGATTGACGGTGAAAGGATCCCGACAagtccagagagagagagagagagagagagatggcagaGCAGCGCCAATTATCTTTATCCATTGATGAAATTTCAGAAATATATGACATCGACGGATCTCCATACGTAATTATATTAATAATTAATATgacgaaaaattataaattcataCATTAAGAAATTTAACATAAATTAATTTATCGATcatcaaaagttttaaattGATACGCCCTGCGACAATTTTATTATCTATCAATTTCTATTACATTTTGCGGTCAAATTagtgagttggatgacacacgAGAGTTAATTTATGGCTTTCACCCTCTGTTTGTCAacgtgtaccagtttagggattttcgtagtattaactcaAATTAACAGAAATTAATCAAGGGTAAATTAGTCACAAGTATactaattttatgattttcgatACTAAAAAgttaatttgtgataaatttgtcacatgtatatcggtttggagtttttggtaatcaaaaaattaattttagataaacttatcatgaatatatcattttaatgtttttcgcGATATTAACGCTGATCTTAATGATTTCTCTTTCCTATCGGAAATTATCTAGATGTTTCATAAAACGGCTTCTGATGAAATTTGTTGTTAGGTTAAGAATATGTTTGgactgattttcattttcaacatttttcttttgtcaaatccTGTTGTTTGCAGTATTTTGAACATTTCAGAAAGTTTCACAGCATGTAAATGTCCACCCCCAAATTaacacataatttttttcaacttttcgaaattttggaaaaaaatttcttcagtaaattatcaaaatttctCGGTGGTAACTGCACTTGTGCTGGACAGAGGTGTTGACTAAGGTCCGATAAGGGCCCTTGGAAAGATCTAGCATTTCTAAAGTCATACAGTGACATTTTTGCATTTGACTTAGAATTTAAAGTCCGATAAGGTCTCTTGAAAATATCTGGCATTTCAGTGAATCACCAGAATTTCTCTGTGATAGCTACACTTGTGCTAGACAGAGGTGTTGCTAAGGTTCAATAAGGGCCCTTGGAAAGATCTAGCATTTCTAAGGTCATATAGTAATATTTTTTGCATAACTTAGAACTTAAAGATATCTTTctttccttacccaaaaaaaaaaaaaaaagatatctttcttttgtcaatttgtcTCATTGATCGATTTAATAGGGAATTTTATATGCAATATGTGTGTAGATGGTTCTTAAAGGTGAAGCACAATGGTATAAGCAAATTGTTCTTGTTTCAAGCTGTAACGGCAGAATTGTTACTTGTCATAAATCAACTCATCTAATGGTCTAATTTACTAAATATATCTTGATGCACCTTTGAACTATAAATGATTTAAGGCATTGCAACATAAACCACGCTGGAGGCATAGGTGAGGAAGCACTGAAACTATACGTGCTTTTAATATTGATATATAAGCTCGGCCATTGTATTCATCAATAGAATTTTCCTATAAAATTGATCCTCATTTGCATAAAATAACTAAATGACAAATTATTTGTATTTCACTTTTTTCGAATAACATGCGTTTTAGgttaggatcaataattttACGTAGAATATCTTGTTTTTATAATGTTCTAAAAGTAGacattttcaatcgttaccgaAGAAATTCTGTTATAGGAGCAAAAATTTTGTCCTATTATCGAATGTATTTCTCTGGTCAGAAATTATCTTCTaaaatagaagtagaaaaattaatttctctacttagaaggagaagtagaaaaatcaacttatgataagaaattaatttatgaAGCAAAAGTATTATCATGCACGCCCTTAAATACCGACGgtaaaaaagaataagagagAGTTATGTTGACTTTGGAAATAGGACTAATTTGTTAGGATACCCATAGAGAAGTCctacattgaaaaattgatgtggtgttgagcagttaatatatttatatttggcccataactcattggcttaagctttcgTGTGAATGTGtgtttaataaatattttgattgactcGGACTTGGATTCCTTTTTGGGGATCTCTTCCGgcgaaggtatcggacttctactGTGCTCTCCCAAtgaatggtatcagagccgatggttgattgttACCCCACTCCTAATAAGtatcggtgtttggtgaatatctcgaTGAATAAATCTGGTGATCAATGCCATTTCTATAAAGGTGAGCGTTGTGGTATAGCAACGCGGGCCCAATAGgcattgatggagattcaagttgagatatatgAAGGATATCTAATTTAAGAGGGAGTAAACCTAACACCGAGTTCACACTTGAGGGGGAGgttgttagaatgcacgtgtgagttataGTAAAGAAGTCCCATAtcgaagaattgatgtgatgttgagcagttaatatatccaagcttagcccataactcattagcttaagtttttgagtaaaaGTGGGTTTGactagatatgttgatgggctcggacttggACTCCTTATTGGTGATCTCACCCGGCGAAGGTATCAACCTTTTACTGTGCATTGCCAACACAATTTGTATCCCGTTGAGATGACAACCACTCAGCATTAAATCATTAAACGTGGCATAGGTGAGCTCGAAATCACaaaatgattttcgaaaaaatttctttccacattttttttcatttttcttatttttgaagtTTGGGTTAACTTGGCAATTAATTGGATGCCATAAATTGTGTAAAGACACCAAAGTGTCATATATTGAGTAACTAAGATCAATGTTTGACGACTTAAATTTCAGAATCACAAAAGTTTGATACCCTTCAAATAGAATTTATTGCATTTACATCCATAGTTTAGAAGTATTATGTCATTAGTACATTTTTTATACGTGAAAAGCTATAGATCTCCTCTTGAAATCGTtataaaaagtcttaaatttgttgcaattttgtcaattcggtcatcaaccttttaattttacaaatttAGTTATAAAACTTCTGCATTCGTACAAATTcagtcgtaaatattttttgtgtctATTCACTCGtaaacttttgcatttatgtcaattcaatctatttgacCAACTTTGACTAGCCGGCattgatgtagataattttcataatattttaatattttgctaattatttttttcctttttctttgctttctttttcccgtttcttcttcctcgtcggCCTCGGGCGTGACCTCGCCCGCATTTGGCATGGGTGAGGTCACCTTGCCTAGCAACGACGAGGCGATCTCGCCAGCGTCCGgccggaggaaaaagaaaggaaagagaaaaaataattccaaaaaaattaaaatattattaaattttatccatGTCAACGTTGTCATCCATATCAGTACCGACTAACATCCACATCAACGTcggccgatcaaaattggtaagatagaaagaattggcacaaatgtaaagaATTTAGGACGTATGTGGTAGAGatacaaaagttttaggactgaattgacaaaattaaaatatttaagattgagttgacaaaagtgtaataaatttagaactttgttttttgacaattttctccatATCCATGCATGCCATATTTGGGATGAAAAAGGGCAAGGAAACAATGGGCCAAATTTCCTTCAAAATCACCATTTTTAGTGTGGGTCTGAATGTCCATGAATTTTTTCTGTCTCATAAAACGTACCGATTTTTAGGATCCGTTTGTTTGGCGGAAAAcatcttctaaaaaaatattttcctcatttttcagcATTTGGAGGATGGAAAACGaatgatcaaagaaaatattttctgatcaACACAAAATGCTCTAttaaaattgaggaaaatgatttccgtttTCCATCTTTCTGGCTGCTGCTTCCCTTGAGAGCTGCTCCGGTCACCATCAACCCCCTCTCTCTATAACactcaccatctctctctctctctctctctaaatccaTGGCAAAAACCCCAAAGAGGAAGCAAGGACACTCGTTTGAAGCCCGCGAGCCGGAGCCTCGCCCGATGTGTCTTGGCGAGCCTTGGTCGAGGCGGCGAGACTAGCCTCGAGCACGCCGGATCCAACGAGATCCGGGCTCGAGCTCAATTCTAGCCTCCACTCAAGCTCGAGCTTGATTTTGGCTCAAGCTCGATTCTGGCTCCAACGATTGTCATCTTCTATCTCGGCCTTGCCAGATCCACCGCTAAACCCTACCGCAGCTACAAAGACCCCGGAGTTGCCTCCGCCGAAATCGATGACGCTCTCCCGGTCGGTCTTCCACCGGGCTCACTCTGAACCTTGCCCGCGAGCTCTGGCTTCACCACATGCTCCGAGCGGCTTGAGTCCATGTGCAACCCGGAAACCGAGTCCGACGTGTAGAAGTGCACCAAGCCGCTTCGAGCGAGGCCGAGCTTGGGAGTAGATGGGATCGGCTAAGCCTCGAGCTCGTTGGCCTGCGTCATGGCCGACGGCCGAGccgaggaaggaggaaggagcggcCAAGGAAGGCACAAGAAGGAGCggagaaggggaaaagaaaaaagaaaagacaaatttaaaactaaaatattcgaattaaaaaaaaacaaataaaaaatgaaaataaagtaaatttaaaaattattttaaaaaaattatgtgtggcggaaaatattttccttgccaaacggcgaaaaatattttttagatcattttcatattttagctaaatatcaaaaaatatcgtcattttcctaaaaaatgactttcgaaaaaatatttttcaaaaatacttaatttttctcgaaataaacAAGCCTTAGTCAATACTTCAATTTGGTCACCGACAAGTTTCCCTCCAATGAGCCATTAAAGACTCGACATGTATCATTGTAGAATCATTGTAGATGTAGCTGGAATCGAAATAGTATCAAATCAAACAAGAGAAGGAAACATGAGCGTTCAAGTTCGGATTTTGGCAACAGGATCGAAATGGAATAAAGAAGCACGAACGAATGCTTCATCAGGTCCAAACATGTTCAGAaaatgaaacaaacgaaacatTGAACCCATAATTGCTCTAACAAACAACTTGTAAATACTAACTTATTAAGAATTAATTGGATTGAAGCTATGGCGTCATCATTTGCTGAGTTTATGTCTGGAAATGAAAGACAATTCCGAATTCATAATTGCTGcatccaaaaatgaaaagaaaagaaaagcagttGGCACTGTGGGTGATTCTTCCACATCAACACACTCGCGGAGTACCGAATACACGACAACCTAACAACATCAATTGGTGGAAACTTGACGACAACCGGATTTAACTGTCAATTAAAAAGAACTTAACCACAAATACAGTTTCGACAAAAATTGAGGTTAAAAAACTAtagttaattttattttgtaataaaacagttcaaattaaaatttaaaccCGAGTTAAATAatacttttcaagaaaattggaCCGAAAAACTTCGAACCAAAAAACtagaaataatgacataaataattcatgaacttcaataaaatatgtaatataatacatgaacttttaatttcatttaatgTGACCCTTGAACTTTAGTCCCAAAATaacattaaacatttttatacgATCCAAAGATTATTTTGAATTGGTACTATATGATCGGGGATCACATCGAACAAGTTAAAAAACGACACATCGAGCTAAAATTCAgaaaccacattgaataaattaaaaattcataaatcacatTACACCTTAAGTTAAACTTCaagaactatttgtgtcatttttccaaagaaCTAATAACAAAAACAACTTGCCCCAAATAATAGTCACCGCCACTTCACCAATGCAATCTTACACACGTCCGACAGGAAGTATTCACGACACATACCACAATTTGAGACAGGAACTTGTATTAACTCATCAATTATATTTTGCAGACTAAAAGGGAGACATCGTAACCATTCACATCCAACAGCAAGACAATTAAAGCAAGAAGGTAAAACACCCCGACTAAAAACTATTTAAAGACCCGACTCAATTGCACCTCGGTTCCAAGGAATCCACATATAACCTTTTTCTAACCCCCAAAGGGACAATAAGAACCAACCAAACTAAAAAGTTTCTCCACAGCAGACCCACCACTGATTTCTACTTATTTAGTAAAATTACTAACGGGCAGCGAGATGATGTATCTCATAACCAAAGAGAGCCCTACCCCATTGCATACTTCTGAGTCCAGGATCGAGCAGTGCTCTCGTACTTTGCCCTGTCCGTCTTGTACATATGTGCAATCTCTGGAACCAGAGGATCATCAGGGTTCGGATCAGTCAGGAGAGAGCATATGGAAAGAAGAACCTGCACTCGCAAAATACGCAATCAGATAAGGCAATCAACCCGAATTGCATAACAGAGCACTTTTAATCTGCACTGGTGGATGGAAGCCCCTTATCAAGCAAGAAAGAAGCGGCTCCCAAATGTATTCCCAGTTGCCCCAGCATGAGCACAAACAAGACAGTCGCCAAAACTGGACAATATGCTAATTGAAGATATGCAGGTCAAATAATGCTAATTGACAGGAAGACTACCTTCGATATTGTAAGGGCAGGGCTCCACTGCTCCTTGAGAATGTCGAGACAAATGCTACCATTGCTGTTAATATTGGGGTGGAAAACTTTTGTCCTAAAGGAAACCTGTCGAGCACATGCACACATTCTCACCCAGAAATGTTACATAAAACTCAACCGACTAGGCATCAGTCGGCAGAATCCAATTACAACGCAAAGATATGAATAATTTCTGAGAGGAATGCAGGACAATGCAATATCAAGTCACCACGTAGTTCAAGTTACCTTGGGCGGCTTGAATGGATAATCAGGTGGGAAGTGAATGGACACAAGGAACACACCCCCGGCAAATGGGCTCTCTGTAGGACCCATAATTGTTGCTTGCCAATGGAACATATCTTCAGCAACAGGACCTGagcacaagaagaaaataatgacgagatgaagaaaaataacaaattgcCTTTCAAAATCAGCCCAAAACCTCCCCATCTGCTTGATTTGAacagtgaaaatgaaaatcttaCACCTGATATCATAAACTAAAACAAAAGGTGCTCAGTATTACATATCCTCACATCACGTGAAAAAGAGGTGCAAACTAGTATATACATAACCTTATGGCGACAAGGATCCATGTGCAAATACTAGCTCGCATTCACCATATCTATAAATGTCAACTCATCAGATGGTTGAAAAACCTTGTCTAATGAAGAACTATACCAACTACATTGGTGATCTATACACCATCACATCCCAAACAAAAAGCCCACACAAACAGATATGTCTCTGTATAGACTATCATAGAATATGTACACATCATTGATGATTTAAGAACATAAGAACAAAAAGCTTCTCatttcaatcaatcaaagataagTACTTAAGCAGTGAAAAAATACAAACCAGCACTGCAAGAAACAGGAGGGTCCTTCTGCAGGTCCTTCAACTCCTTGTTAATCCGTTTTGTAGccatcccaaagtcaagagCTCCTGAAGCCTCTACTTCCTGAAATCAAAATTATGGCCAAGTTAATTTCATATTGATGAATTCCAAAAACTTGAGCTATACCAGCCAAACCAATCATGGGCAGGAGCTATCAGCTGCGAATTTCAATTCCATGCAAATACAAAGCACGTTCACCCAGAACTTCATAACAGTCAGTAGTATTGTCGTGTCCACGGAGTCATTGCCCTCACTTGTTTATGCACAAACAGAATATCAGAAGCCCATGTCATTGTTTAACCAACTTCAGAAAAGTCCTTGTAAGCTAACTCCTCCGCGGACATCAAATATGATCAGAAAGAAAACTAGCGAACCAATATCCTTAATCCTCAGTTTCCATCAATTCCATCATCAGACCAGAACTACTCAGGTTTAAACCGACGCAGCAACAAGTAAacctcaacaaaaaaaaaaaaaaaaaagagtgaacgAATTAATGATCAAATTCCACAAAATTATTACCAGTACAGAAACTCTGGAGCTCTAATGAAAACC from Rhodamnia argentea isolate NSW1041297 chromosome 2, ASM2092103v1, whole genome shotgun sequence encodes the following:
- the LOC115737107 gene encoding ubiquitin-conjugating enzyme E2-17 kDa-like produces the protein MATKRINKELKDLQKDPPVSCSAGPVAEDMFHWQATIMGPTESPFAGGVFLVSIHFPPDYPFKPPKVSFRTKVFHPNINSNGSICLDILKEQWSPALTISKVLLSICSLLTDPNPDDPLVPEIAHMYKTDRAKYESTARSWTQKYAMG
- the LOC115737047 gene encoding uncharacterized WD repeat-containing protein C2A9.03-like gives rise to the protein MSHYQGDDGEYVADDYEAEDVDVDEDFHGSELADPESDVDELDFSNNRFTDTTADQARRGRDIQGIPWERLSITREKYRQTRLEQYKNYENVPQSGEKSGKDRTVTEKGNSFYEFRRNSRSVKSTILHFQLRNLVWATSKHDVYLMSNYSVVHWSSLTGKKSEVLNLAGHVAPNEKHPGSLLEGFTQTQVSTLAVKDRFLVAGGFQGELICKFLDRPGISFCSRTTYDDNAITNAVEIYVSPSGGIHFIASNNDCGVRDFDMENFELSKHFRFPWPVNHTSLSPDGKLLVIVGDDPDGILVDAKTGKTIMPLCGHLDFSFASEWHPDGVTFATGNQDKTCRIWDIRNLSKSIAVLKGNLGAIRSIRYTSDGRYMAMAEPADFVHVYDTKTGYEKEQEIDFFGEISGLSFSPDTESLFIGVWDRTYGSLLEYGRRRNFSYLDSII